CCTACAAAACAGTAAAATGCGTTACcgcaaattcatacaggaacagaacaacataaagaaacaagtcatggaaacaattactacacagagacaagaagataagcgtaagttgtttacgaaagcaaaagcatacgtagacaacaacattgcgacagtatcagacgaaatgaaTACtaccaaacagttgaacaccgaattgcatgatgaaatttccgatcgtaaaacacagacacacacacagtagagtttcagagtgaccagcagacttgaaaaattggaattaatacagaatcccgatgccattaaagtagacgttaagaaattaaacaaaagcacacgtaaaatgcaaaaacaaattaatgcttgtgacactaaaaatgacgatcaggtaaaagcactgagtGAAAAATatcatgaattggccagtcgtatagacgttatcgaaaataacaattacaccaaatcagacgatacgtcaccaatttcgttcaatcaaacgCCCGAATTCCAAAACATGcatcagacaatcagtgagataggctcgtccaataatatattacgtagaaaattgtcatctttacagcaagaagtgacagaaatgaaaaaaatatttcagcctctaacacgtgaCAACATAcgtcacattctgaacatttgtgaCACTCAGACAGCCAGTATAatctaggtaatttacagagagtacgtgacttagattccgaacagacgcagacaaatagattctcatacaattctgaacctgcacagacattcagagatgattattttgattataagcactttctgtccgtgagaaaatttaaggtatttaagaatgacagaacacagattcaccctttggattggatacaacaatttagttttgcatttccaccaacttggcccgtaacacacaaacatgaatttatttgcagttttttggaaggcgaaccggcaactcgtatgagaccgatcgccagacaatgttattcggtagaagaatttcagaatgttttctgtcagcgtattggtcgaagacgacacagcgcggaatcaaggatcagttaattagCCTACCGAGTTATGAGAACTCAAATATtaccactgtcacgcaattttttgaacacatggtacaacaaagcaatatttatgtgagccatacagtgagtcagcacttacccaattatgtatttcaaaattactacgatcgttaagagtgtcacttttaacagttcagcagaaagaaaatatttcggcattgaaatctgctacagcttttggaagttcagcagtcGGACCATTCctctataaacaaaaatttttcacaacataaccaaggccaacaagcatacagtaattatgatcagccatgctattttaatagcaaaggtgacagatggtccaggaatgacaaccaccagaactttaataacagacaaaattttaattatcagtatcgtcaaaattatcagcaacagcaaacacattttagaAACAATAGAGGCTTGTCCCCACTACAGCAACAAAAGCAGCcgattagcatacctaaccaacaatgtaatgtggaaGGTCAACCATGCTTtattgtttcgccgcctacacgtatagcgtcggcaccgccaaatagtaacgctcaGCAACaaagaaatcactacgtacagaagacacaccatttcaactcctatcgcaacgcaCCGTatggtaatgactatcatgacagacgtaaaagtaatgagcacagttttcagcgtacatttaaaaacagcaggttttgtcagcagcagaatcatccacaacaacagattatcatggatgaaccagacagtcgatatcatccccAACCTAATATGTCAGGActaagtaacagaacagtacaaatagttgaaatgccacaaaatcttcccgcaaataacagcacgtcagaaagaatctgactagatacagtaaaggttgcatcttccagcaacgtaagcaatacttttgactcaCAGAATCtttttcacgaaaatgttattaattttgacgacatacgagacacacttttgcatgaaaaaccaattatacaaaaaaccatttcccaccttgTTATTgcagtaaagattggatcatatacattttcagcagtaatcgatcctggatcacctatgtcagttataaatgaagaaactttcaatgaatgtaacaaagagaatacttatcctacgttaccattagacaAAACTAAAGTAAAATGAGCAGTATCTGATAAAGGAGTAGATGTCAAATTACAGACATACTTAcatacttatcattttgtattgcaggtcatacgttccactcaaatttttggattgttcccttatcgaCAACAGGCGTTATTTTAGGTACGGATTTTTGGtacatttaatgttaaaggatgaaaaagtacaactggcattagaatttcagcacgctttatctgcagaagaacaaggaattaatcgaacagaggtcatttctacatcctgtaacatagactgtcattccacattgttcacagatacaacACACCAGACGaaaccgactatgacgttatggaaatgatttctgagaaagtaaaacagagcagtgcaaatacagatgacgaaagTACTCAGCTACGcataattcttttacagcaagctccagtttttgacaacatccctggtactacgtccggttttatgtatgaatttcaagttaaacagcatgacacatttaaagctagACATTATCCTGTTccttatattcacagagaacaagttaagaaagaattacaagctatgctcgACCAAGTTATTACTGAACCGGCAgtcagtccgtacataaacccgctaggGTGCGGATCCAGGATCCCGGtcgggggggggggcaaatttttTGGTATctgccttccaaaaaattaattccaaacaAAACCATTATacacgcgtgcgcacacacacacacacacacacacacacacacacacacacacatatatatatatatatatatatatatatatatatatatatatatatatatatatattgacacatATTCTAAgcatattgacacacatgcttggaatggcatggggttttatgagaaccaaaaagtacaaacgttcaaaaaatggccgacagatggcgcttcatttgatcagaacagcaataattagcataacaaagtaagacagagcaaagatgatgttctttacaggaaatgctcaatatgtccaccatcatgcctccacaacagctgtagtcgaggaatagtgttgtgaacagcactgcaaagcatctccggagttatggtgaggcattggcgtcggatgttgtccctcagcatccctagagatgtcggtcgatcacgatacacttgcgacttcaggtaaccccaaagccaataatcgcacggactgaggtctggggagctgggaggccaagcacgacgaaagtggcggcttgagcacacgatcatcaccaaacgacgcgcgcaagagatctttcacgcatctagcaatatggggtgtttttttttgttctaataaaacgccatgtcattctaagcatgtgtgtcaatttttacctctctgtctacattattccgtggtttattaaattttcaaatttattctgactttttgatcacccgatatatatatatatatatatatatatatatatatatatatatatatatatatataatattctgtttttagtttaattgtgtatcgcTATGTGTTAAGTGTGTTCAATGGAATAACTTACTGCACTaactaaaaaatattcttcaaatacgacACGTGCACTTGAAAAACTGTGTTTGTCTGCTGgtgtaaaataatctataaaaatgctaatgttcatttgtttccaaTCTTAAATCTTCTAAATTAGTTCACCAATTGCTTCCTTTAGACAGAATGTTGCCATCGAATTCGCGCAtgtgtttatacgcagcaatgacGATACGACTGGGAAAAATtgtaatagggtatttgactgtgttcaggaaatcttcttatattgttaattacgtcattttatgctcatgaatgtaaatattaacaataagaaatttctttctttcttcttgtaaaaaaaaggaataaaaaatgcaaaagtataaacaaaatgaaatttaatatcaAATATGTATATTGGCAATACTGCtcttaaatattaaattctaatctccttctacgcccactgtttgaaaatcttgtaattactttttctacgTCTACAGATATCTGGTAATGAATATGCGTAAGTGCAAGAGCAAGGTTTTCATTCATCGATGTTCTTAAATAAGTTTTCAGGCGCCGCAACGACGAAAACGATCTTTCAGCAGATGCAGTTGTCACTGGAAGCGTTGCCAGGACCAATAAAAGTTTACGTATCATAGGATATGCATCCTTATCACATCTAGCCAGTATGTCAAGGGCGATGGTTGGAAGTTCTTGTTGTCGTACCTTTTCTTGATTCCGTTTCTCTCGCCACAACAACATTTCTTCCCGTAACATAAGAGAAGCAATGCCTTTGCCCACGTCGAGCAACGAACCGAAGCGGTTGGTAAGGGActctgcaattttttcagtttcacCTGCAGAGATCTTCACAATACTTTCTGCACTGAAAACAGAAAGGTTGAACACATCCAAAGTTTCAGCAGAGAATCTTTCTCGTAAATCAGTTGTAATGAAGTCCAGTAGGGGAGCATAGACTGTTACTCTGTAATATTCTTCTGCCGAATTTGTTTGAGGGTTGTCACGATAAACTTGGCGTCGACCGTGGCGAGGTATGCGAGGAATATTGAGCTCGATGCCTAGTTGGTCCGCAAGTTCCTCTGCGCGCTTCCACACATTACTGAAGCTAATGACCAAATTTTCTCGACGACTGACAAGAATAGCGATAGTGTTCTTGACGTGTGTTGCACTGTCATTGAGATCAAGAAAAGGTTTCTACAATAGTTTGCTTAGAGACTGGGTTAGAGGTAGCACATCGCTCAGACACAATAATGACAACACAAATTGTGAGCTGCACAAATTTAACATTAGAGAAGCAGTCTTACCCGCTGTACTCGGGTCATGCCACTCAGCAATCTTTCCGAGAGTCTCCACAATTTTTACAAGATCAGCTGAAAACTGAAGTACACTGTCATGCCTCTCTACCCACTGGGTCTCACAAAGTGATGTGAGTGCACAACCCAAGGTGTTCAGTAAGACACTTTTTCTTTCAGGGTGTGTCTTGAAGAAATTAATGACCTCTTTCATTACTGATGTAGCGTCCCGAGCAGCAGGCACCTTGGAACTACGGGATATAGAGTTATCTATTCTGTGGCCATAGCACGGTGTCTTAACAGCGATCTTGGCCTCCTTCTGCACTTCAGTGACAGCACCTCGAACTTCGGAAAGCATAACAGCACATCCGTCCGTTCCAATGCCAACACGACGTTCCAATGGAAGTTTGAGCCTATTCTTCGGCTGGTACAGGACAATTTTACCATTGGCCTTACCAGTTAACGATAACTCCTTAGCTGTGGAAGTTCCACCTACCTTCTCTTCTGTGTTAACTAGCTTCCTGGATTCTTTCCAATCTTCTTCATCAGACTGGTAGTCATCTTCGAAATTCGTATGACCAAGTTCTGCAAACGCATCAACGAAACTAATCAAATCCTCACGGATATTACCGTTAAGTACGTATCGTAACGTAAGGCTCAGCTGAGATGAGTGAGAAGCATCTGTTGTCTCGTCAAAAAGTACTGAATAATATTGTGATGAGCGTAAGCTAGTCAAAATTTGCTCTGAAATCTCTTTCCCACAGCATGAAATGAGAGCATTTGGAGTTGTCTTACTAACATATGTACGAGTAGCATTTGACGAAGATGAGTGCAGGTGTTGCTGTGTTGCTGCAGTTTTTTATCGCCAGCAGACACTCTAAATCTTAGCAGTTCTCTAAAATTTCCTTCGTTCACAGCAACAAAGGAGCTCTCGGAATTTGCCTGTTTATGAAATATCTGTCCATCATCTCTGTGTCCACGGAGTGGTAGATTTTGCCGCCCAAGGAAAATAACCGTTTCGACTGTAGGGCGAAGTCGTTCCCTCTTTCCTTCCACCTCTTTGCTGCGCTGTTGGTGGACGCGGTTGATTACCTCCAAGTGAGGTTTATTGAACGTATTGAGCAATGCATTCCACTGTTCTACGGCTCTTCTGTGATAAATGTGACTGGCATGTGCTTCCAAATCGCCATTCCGCCCTGCAATATCATTGAAGTTTGTCAGCGGTTTGGTCACAAACTTTTGCAATGGCACAGAGTTTTTACCTCCACCAACGTATCCAGTAGCAAAAAACGGGcagtatttacaaaataaaccCCTTCTTGCATGTGAAAAGACAACCCAAGGGCATCTGCTGAGGTATTTATTCCCAAAATATCGCTACACCTCTTTAACTTTCATCATGTGTAAGGAAAATGGAAACTCATAGTCATCTTTCGGTTGCCAAGGATTCGATGAGAGCTGATATTTTGTGTAGTCATCAACATGTTTATCTAAGACATTTCCAATGTCATAGGGGACACTAGACCCAGTATACGAATTTGACTCAGAAGAAGAAAGCGACCCCTGCACATTACTAAAACTGTCACACGCAGTAGACTCGACGGGTTGGGAAGAagctgaagaaacaggagtcacaaCTTCAGTACTGTCCTCCACATCCAGCCGAGGTCCAGGAGCTGGGGTACAAGCTGAAACTGCCCGCTTGTGGACAGGCTGAGAAAATGAGTCGATGCTTCGGGTTCGTTTCACTGACGGTGCTGGTCGTCCATTTGCCTGTGGGATGAAGGAAAGTAGCGTTAAAAGGGGTAAGTAGTTCCATAttcaagaagaagaaaggaaagacacGCGGGGGGCATAAGCAGAATGGAACTCGCAGCAATAGAAGTGGACGGTTTCTTAATTCATATCATTAAATTTTAATTCTGTAATGaccaattaaataaaacaaaaatctgaGTCAATGAGTTACCAATTGTAGTACAATGTGCTACTAACTGATTTCAGGGATATAAAGGGGGAATGTAGGCTACCCTTTTTTTTCTCATTGAACTATTACAGTAACGACAATTTCCTAGAGTCATAGACCATAATAAATGAAGTAAACCACTAGCAGTAACATAAAATccatttttatttaagctaattgaaaatgtaaatgcaacaCAACGAGTTACCAATCACATGTGTGGCATATGTTAAAGATAATGCGTTAAGTTTATTTGCTTTTACTTAAAATTTGTGGTGTTTGTATCGAAATCTAAAGATAAAAGTCTGTTGACGTGACTGATACATCATTATGTTTGTAGCAGAATTGCCTTTTCTTAAAATTTGTTGCGTTTTTGTGACCGATAAGCCATTCCCGAAGACATGATGATTCTGGGAGAACTCTAAGACCGTTTGTTTATTTGCTTCTTTGTCTGTTCTTATCACGCTACACGCCGTGTTGCCGTGTTTTTTTGGCTTGAGTGTTTGAAGGAGGACTCGTGAGGCACCCACCCCTTGTTGTACGGACTTTGACTTCTAACTTGCACACGGTAAAAGTATTGTGAATGCTGGGTGAAACAGGAGTTTTCAAACTGGAACCTCGACTTGCTGACATTGAGCTATCAATGTGCAGAAAGCCGGAAACGTTCTCTGAAAAGCAAACTATGTGAAGGTTGATGTTTTACGTCTTGTCGAAAGCTGTGGTTACTGGAGAAAGAACTTTCGATCTGAGGTTTTACATTATTGGAGAGGAAGAAACTGTCTGTGGGCTTTTCAAGGCAACATACCAAAAGTTGTCTGGTGCgataagcgaagccacagacaTCCACATCTTGATGGCCAGACTGAGGACTGAACACGGGTCTCCAAACGcttcattacgtgtttcatcgtatTGTAATAGCCTGCTGTAGAAAATGAAATAGCTGGCTAAAAATTATATCTGCACCAAGTTTTGATATGTCGAGAATAAAACATGTGAATCATGTGAGGGTCTTATTTCAGACTCAAGTGACAAAACGAAAAAGTGAATAAGATTCAAACGTTCGATTGCATTATGAGATAACTGGTAAAAACAGCTTTTGTTTCAACTAAGCGACAACactggatataaaatgcaaacatcTGGATCCTCCACAACTTTTGGACATAAAATTTTGTtctcaaaaacagaaaagaaatgaaactttgaAAGAAAATGTGCTCCATTACTAATTATTCGTGGTTTGCTATCCTTGAATCAGACGCAGATGTACAAACTCAGTATACCACAGCTTTCTCTATTACATAGTCCTTTAGCACGATTTGAAACCAGCGTACTATTCGCAAATCGGTCAGATCCAGGAGTACAAAACGCCTTAGTTCATACACTTGGAAACCTGAAGAACAATGCCAAAAAGTTTAGCAAGCTCCCACATAGCAGCCATATCATTATTGAGTGAAGGTCTACAATGCGCTTTAGTGAAACATTGTTACGTATTATAAGTGATCGTTATCTGCAGTGCTAAAAATGTGACACGGAAGTAATCTTTTTCTGTGAATATGGCATTTGTTGACATTATGATCTGCTACGCAAACGAAGTCGCGGCTATCATATAGTGGAGAATAAAGTACGAATGCTTCTTCATAACAAAATCTGTTGGGACAACAGGttgaaaaacgggactgtccctttCAATACGGGACGTACGGGCACTTTACCTAAACTTTAGATTATGCTTTTTGATACAACCATATTCAGCACATTTAGGGCTTTTAGAAACTGGAAAATGTtcagaatttttgctattgtaaattttcaaaatagGAAGAGGGTtatcaatttttcttttaaatttttgttcgaGTTCGATGTTTTATACCGCGAGACTAAATTggagatgaaaaaagaaaaaaaagaaaacgattgTTTTTTGCATAGCAATCACCCCGGTACCTGAGGCCAGCTACTGTATGGCAAACAGTACAAACGACCGAGCTGAATGTCGTAGTTGTCACCTTTATCTATAGTGCACTATCAAACCCATAAGTTGTGTACTACATCCTTTCCAGCAGCAAAAAATATACTAGTTCATATAATCAATAAAGTAATGATACAATCATTTGGACAGGAGAGGTCAAGTGAGGAGAGAGCGCACTGTAAGTCTTTTAGAGCAACTAGATAGTTTCCTATTCCTGTACTTCCAGAAGTACGGGGGTGTTTGGCTGTACTCCCACACCTTCTAGACGTTTCTATAAAAGTAATGCCCCATTGAAAACTACAGTTAACGATAACGAATTTGCACTGCACTTAAAACCAATTGGGTCACAAATACAAACAAACAGTAATCTAATGAAATGGGATAACTCGGTCGCTCTCCAAACTtcattacaaaaaattaataaagtttatGGAAATTCACCGTGGTTTTCCAACGATTTCCCGAAATAACAGAAACGGCAAAGGTCAGCAACTGCAGGCGTCTTCCAACTGCGGGGTGCGGCCAGACTCGCGCATTCGCGCGGAACGCTGCGTCTTCGTAGACGGGCAGGCAGCAGCATGTGAGCTGCCCCAGCCGTAAAGCCGACACGACACAGGTCGCACTGGGACCACCCAAAGCGTTCGCACGCTGTCAAACCGCACTTCAACACAACCCTCTTCACCTCAGCGGTTCGCAGTACTTTCTAATAtatgatatttttttctgtcaaatcACGCTTCTAGGCCTACTATAGTGGTGACTTACATTATCACTATCGTGTTTCACTGAATTTGGGAAGCAAAAAATACGTCGCCTACGTATTTTACGTTGTTGTCTTACGTCTTTTTGACAATGTGGTCATTTGAGACAGCTTAGTGCGAACTTATTGTAGCTTAATCTACAGACATAACTAACACCGACACCCAAGGGGGGACACGAACCCAGTCTTCGCGTACGCGCGGCTCATGACAACGCCTAAAGCTGTTCCGCCACAGCGACCGAGCGCCATTGGGTTTTCAGAGtcctgtgaaatacttaagaactcgTGGTGAAATATATATTATCAATAAAATCACGTGGGAGGAAAGCATGTGGGGAATGACggcattataggattcagaaaCAGGACGTAAACGATAAAAATTCGTGAACTAGCAACAGGAgctcattttttctttaaatacagtTGTGACAGTTTAGTAGGCTCGAGAGCAGATTCTTCTTTCCACTCCGGCAGTTTCCTTGGCTATCTGCAAACACCTGTTTGTTTCTTCAAGATTTGACTTTCGAAATAAGCAAACAGTTTAGAGGAAAGCCACAACTCTAACACTGTTGCGAAATTCATGCTTTTTTTTCCAGATTGCGGTAGAAGCATGCGCTTAGTACCTCAGAATAAATTATATTGATGAGGAAAACGCATCTTCCTCAGTCTTTGGCAGAGTTGCCCTCTGCAGTTTGGAGAAAGAGAAATGAGTGAGTTTTCTAGATTTCAGTATCTGTTTGATTCTGCTGCCCGTAACATTTACATTCTTACTGTATGAGAGAATGGATTgtgaatgaatccacagacgttaTTTTCGTGTACTTTATTATATTTGGCTAATTAATGTTTGTTCACATTCCGCATCAAAAGTGAGAAGAAAGCCAAAACGGTGGAGAAGCGTTCATCCAGATCGAAAACGTGCAATTGCAGAATAAAAGGGACTGTcgtaaggttctcactatttgcaactaatgagaatattttcaagcattccttcggtgttcatcgcttaattatcaacaccatctctttgcaaactgccactagaaacaaaatctACGCACTGCAGGAAAAGTGCTAAAAAAAGGGACAAAGATCGCTCATGCCTCAACGAATATTACCATTTTATTCGTAAGTATAGTTGTTACTTCTGTAGTTTATGCACTAAATGGAAGAGGCATCAAGGTCTCTTTTTGAATTGTTgcatcaaactgcgtgccattgtttacatcttAGACTTCAAGTAAAAAATACTAGATAGGCCGACGTAATCAGCCCCTAAAGCAGTTCGACAAAAAGGATCGGTCACGCaccaagggtggggggagggggggaggaattgCCACcattgcccctccccccccttgaATCTgccccatattgttaagaaaaaggttggatcacttcgcctcgtacttcattcgcgtcatgtcaacgacatcaATGaagcagatcgcccacagacactagaagaacttctacagaaatttcatggtactgctgtttattccataTTAGATTCAAAATCGGGATTTTCGGAAATGCAGCTCCATCCTAACTGCAGAAAGTCCACAGCTTTCCTCTGTTTTGGTGAttattatcaattttgcaaattaccgttcggtttaacaagttcttcagcagcatttactcgctgtttgaatactatacttccgacagaacttaaagacagaatcacaacgtatgtagacgacatccttatcgcagaagccaactggtctgaacacaatttgattctggaacaagtgttgcaaacttttcgtgcacaaggactcacagttaatcttagaaaatcacactttggcaaaacttacataaaatttcttggacatgtaatttcagcagaaggcattgcgcctgacccggaaaaacttcaagctttacgtgacattactgttccaacgacgaagaaacaactacacagctttctgggtttaattaactttttccgtaaatttattcattactctgctttagattatgccagttgatggGTAAAAACgcaatttggtcctgggatagccaagcacagtccgaatttgttaatctgaaacatgccttggtAAATGCACCAcgtttatcacacccagatcctaccagaaatttttccattgccaccgactgttctaacacagc
Above is a window of Schistocerca cancellata isolate TAMUIC-IGC-003103 chromosome 11, iqSchCanc2.1, whole genome shotgun sequence DNA encoding:
- the LOC126108348 gene encoding uncharacterized protein LOC126108348 is translated as MQEGVYFVNTARFLLLDTLVEVKTLCHCKRRNGDLEAHASHIYHRRAVEQWNALLNTFNKPHLEISEQILTSLRSSQYYSVLFDETTDASHSSQLSLTLRYVLNGNIREDLISFVDAFAELGHTNFEDDYQSDEEDWKESRKLVNTEEKVGGTSTAKELSLTGKANGKIVLYQPKNRLKLPLERRVGIGTDGCAVMLSEVRGAVTEVQKEAKIAVKTPCYGHRIDNSISRSSKVPAARDATSVMKEVINFFKTHPERKSVLLNTLGCALTSLCETQWVERHDSVLQFSADLVKIVETLGKIAEWHDPSTAGKTASLIATHVKNTIAILVSRRENLVISFSNVWKRAEELADQLGIELNIPRIPRHGRRQVYRDNPQTNSAEEYYRVTVYAPLLDFITTDLRERFSAETLDVFNLSVFSAESIVKISAGETEKIAESLTNRFGSLLDVGKGIASLMLREEMLLWREKRNQEKVRQQELPTIALDILARCDKDAYPMIRKLLLVLATLPVTTASAERSFSSLRRLKTYLRTSMNENLALALTHIHYQISVDVEKVITRFSNSGRRRRLEFNI